In a single window of the Allobranchiibius huperziae genome:
- a CDS encoding Rieske (2Fe-2S) protein — protein MVNDNDRASTNDIDDAPVSPSRRTVVRATAVTGVGIAGLGLAACGGSSGSGGSGSASGGGGGGTTVAKADVPVGGGKILGDAKVVVTQPTSGSFKAFSAICTHAGCTVGSVADGEIICPCHGSHFSIKDGSVTSGPAPKPLPAKTVTAEGSSLKVS, from the coding sequence ATGGTGAACGACAACGACCGCGCATCGACGAACGACATCGACGACGCACCCGTCAGCCCGAGCCGGCGCACCGTCGTGCGGGCGACGGCTGTCACCGGCGTGGGAATCGCCGGGCTCGGGCTCGCCGCCTGCGGTGGTTCCTCGGGCTCCGGTGGGTCCGGCTCGGCCTCAGGGGGCGGCGGTGGCGGCACGACGGTGGCCAAGGCGGACGTCCCGGTGGGCGGGGGCAAGATCCTGGGGGACGCGAAGGTGGTCGTCACTCAGCCCACGTCCGGCTCGTTCAAGGCGTTCTCGGCGATCTGCACCCACGCGGGGTGCACCGTCGGGTCCGTTGCGGACGGCGAGATCATCTGCCCGTGTCACGGCAGCCACTTCAGCATCAAGGACGGATCGGTCACGAGTGGCCCGGCTCCCAAGCCCCTGCCCGCCAAGACCGTGACCGCCGAGGGGTCCTCGCTCAAGGTCAGCTGA
- the uvrA gene encoding excinuclease ABC subunit UvrA translates to MRGHDHLRVKGAREHNLRNISVDIPRDSLVVFTGLSGSGKSSLAFDTIFAEGQRRYVESLSAYARQFLGQMDKPDVDFIEGLSPAVSIDQKSTNRNPRSTVGTITEVYDYLRLLFARAGRPHCPVCGEPVGRQTPQAIVDQLLELPDRTRFQVLAPVVRSRKGEYVDLFSDLQGKGYSRARVDGVVVSLSEPPKLAKQKKHSIDVVVDRLVSRGGDPSAKQRLTDSVETALILADGVLIVEMVDLDEDDPQRERRFSERMACPNEHPLSMDEIEPRSFSFNSPFGACPACTGIGTELEVDPELLVPDEDKSIREGAILPWAQGSTSADYFLRVIGALSEDLKFSLDTPWHALPERARTALLEGQNHQVHVKYRNRYGRERSYSTGFEGVIPFVKRRHSETDSDWSRERYEGYMREVPCPVCKGARLKPESLAVTVGGQSIADVCALPISDAANFLPGVDFSPRERQIAEGIIKEVDARLGFLLDVGLDYLSLDRPAATLSGGEAQRIRLATQIGSGLVGVLYVLDEPSIGLHQRDNHRLIETLTRLRDLGNTLIVVEHDEDTISTADYVVDIGPGAGEHGGHVVHAGSVAGLLANKDSITGDYLSGRREIPLPTERRPHDGREIVVRGAREHNLKNVDVAIPLGNLVAVTGVSGSGKSSLVNGILYNVLANQLNGARHVPGRHRTVEGLDQLDKVVHVDQSPIGRTPRSNAATYTGVFDHVRRLFAQTQQAKVRGYLPGRFSFNVKGGRCEACTGDGTLKIEMNFLPDVYVPCEVCHGARYNRETLEVHFKGKSIAEVLDMSIEEAKDFFASVPAIARHMTTLVDVGLGYVRLGQPAPTLSGGEAQRVKLASELQKRSTGRTIYVLDEPTTGLHFEDIRKLLDVLQGLVDKGNTVIVIEHNLDVIKSADWIVDMGPEGGNRGGDVVAVGTPEEIAEVRASHTGRFLKPLLAKQSAAARPSTRRAGTRSPRKASTKAAS, encoded by the coding sequence GTGCGCGGTCACGACCACCTGCGGGTCAAGGGCGCCCGGGAGCACAACCTGCGCAACATCTCGGTCGACATCCCGCGGGACTCGCTGGTGGTCTTCACCGGTCTGTCCGGCTCGGGTAAGTCCTCGCTCGCGTTCGACACCATCTTCGCCGAGGGTCAGCGCCGCTACGTCGAGTCGCTCTCGGCGTACGCGCGCCAGTTCCTCGGCCAGATGGACAAGCCCGACGTCGACTTCATCGAGGGCCTGTCGCCGGCGGTCTCGATCGACCAGAAGTCGACCAACCGCAACCCCCGGTCCACGGTCGGCACGATCACCGAGGTCTACGACTACCTGCGCCTCCTCTTCGCGCGAGCCGGTCGCCCGCACTGCCCGGTCTGCGGCGAGCCGGTCGGCCGCCAGACGCCGCAGGCCATCGTCGACCAGCTCTTGGAGCTGCCCGACCGCACGCGGTTCCAGGTGCTGGCGCCCGTCGTACGGTCCCGCAAGGGCGAGTACGTCGACCTGTTCAGCGACCTGCAGGGCAAGGGCTACTCGCGCGCCCGGGTCGACGGGGTCGTGGTCTCGTTGTCCGAGCCGCCCAAGCTGGCCAAGCAGAAGAAGCACAGCATCGACGTGGTCGTCGACCGGCTGGTCTCCCGCGGCGGCGACCCCTCCGCGAAGCAGCGGCTCACCGACTCCGTCGAGACCGCGCTGATCCTGGCCGACGGTGTCCTCATCGTGGAGATGGTCGACCTCGACGAGGACGACCCGCAGCGCGAGCGCCGGTTCTCCGAGCGGATGGCCTGCCCCAACGAGCACCCCCTGTCGATGGACGAGATCGAGCCGCGCTCGTTCTCCTTCAACAGCCCGTTCGGCGCCTGCCCGGCATGCACCGGCATCGGCACCGAACTGGAGGTCGATCCCGAGCTGCTCGTGCCGGACGAGGACAAGTCGATCCGCGAGGGCGCGATCCTGCCCTGGGCGCAGGGCTCGACCTCGGCCGACTACTTCCTGCGGGTCATCGGCGCGCTCTCGGAGGACTTGAAGTTCTCCCTCGACACGCCGTGGCACGCGCTGCCCGAGCGGGCGCGGACGGCGCTGCTGGAGGGGCAGAACCACCAGGTGCACGTGAAGTACCGCAACCGGTACGGCCGTGAACGCAGCTACTCCACCGGCTTCGAGGGCGTCATCCCGTTCGTGAAGCGTCGCCACTCCGAGACCGATTCGGACTGGAGCCGCGAGCGCTACGAGGGCTACATGCGCGAGGTGCCCTGCCCGGTCTGCAAGGGCGCCCGGCTCAAGCCCGAGTCCCTCGCGGTCACCGTCGGCGGCCAGTCGATCGCCGATGTGTGCGCGTTGCCCATCTCCGATGCCGCGAACTTCCTGCCCGGTGTCGACTTCTCTCCGCGCGAGCGGCAGATCGCCGAGGGCATCATCAAGGAGGTCGACGCGCGGCTGGGCTTCCTGCTCGACGTCGGCCTCGACTACCTGTCCCTGGACCGGCCCGCCGCCACGCTGTCCGGCGGCGAGGCACAGCGCATCCGGTTGGCCACCCAGATCGGGTCGGGCCTGGTCGGCGTGCTCTACGTGCTCGACGAGCCGTCGATCGGGCTGCACCAGCGCGACAACCACCGCCTGATCGAGACGCTCACGCGGCTGCGCGACCTCGGCAACACCCTGATCGTCGTCGAGCACGACGAGGACACCATCTCCACGGCTGACTACGTCGTGGACATCGGGCCCGGCGCGGGGGAGCACGGCGGGCACGTCGTACATGCCGGGTCGGTGGCCGGTCTGCTCGCAAACAAGGACTCGATCACCGGCGACTACCTGTCGGGTCGGCGGGAGATCCCGCTGCCCACCGAACGTCGACCGCACGACGGTCGCGAGATCGTCGTACGCGGTGCGCGCGAGCACAACCTGAAGAACGTCGACGTCGCGATCCCGCTGGGCAACCTGGTCGCGGTGACCGGGGTGTCCGGGTCGGGCAAGTCCTCGCTGGTCAACGGCATCCTCTACAACGTGCTGGCCAACCAGCTGAACGGCGCGCGCCACGTGCCCGGGCGGCACCGCACGGTGGAGGGGCTGGACCAGCTCGACAAGGTCGTGCACGTCGACCAGAGCCCGATCGGGCGTACGCCGCGCAGCAACGCGGCGACCTACACCGGGGTCTTCGATCACGTGCGGCGCCTCTTCGCCCAGACCCAGCAGGCGAAGGTCCGCGGCTACCTGCCCGGCCGGTTCTCCTTCAACGTCAAGGGTGGTCGCTGCGAGGCGTGCACCGGCGACGGCACCCTGAAGATCGAGATGAACTTCCTGCCCGACGTCTACGTGCCGTGCGAGGTGTGCCACGGGGCGCGCTACAACCGCGAGACGCTCGAGGTGCACTTCAAGGGCAAGTCGATCGCCGAGGTGCTCGACATGTCGATCGAGGAGGCCAAGGACTTCTTCGCGTCGGTGCCCGCCATCGCCCGGCACATGACCACGCTGGTCGACGTCGGTCTCGGCTACGTCCGGCTGGGCCAGCCGGCGCCGACACTGTCCGGTGGCGAGGCGCAGCGGGTGAAGCTGGCCTCAGAGCTGCAGAAGCGCTCGACGGGCCGCACCATCTACGTGCTCGACGAGCCGACCACCGGCCTGCACTTCGAGGACATCCGCAAGCTGCTCGACGTGCTGCAGGGCCTGGTCGACAAGGGCAACACGGTCATCGTCATCGAGCACAACCTCGACGTGATCAAGTCGGCGGACTGGATCGTCGACATGGGCCCCGAGGGCGGCAACCGTGGCGGAGATGTGGTCGCCGTCGGCACACCGGAGGAGATCGCGGAGGTGCGGGCCAGTCACACCGGCCGATTCCTCAAGCCGTTGCTGGCGAAGCAGAGTGCGGCAGCGCGCCCCTCCACCCGTCGCGCAGGCACCCGCTCGCCGCGCAAGGCCAGCACGAAGGCCGCCAGCTGA
- a CDS encoding MBL fold metallo-hydrolase: protein MAYDGRTTPGRPALVRELEGVTIRKLAVSSMDNNVYLVTATGSGASVLVDAANDWPAIEAMIRESGARVEAIVTTHRHGDHTGALADAARALGARTYAGAPDADHLPIAADVRLEDGDTVQVDGLSLDVALVRGHTPGSVVLTYADPHGHDHVFSGDTLFPGGVGATKNHDDQSFPQLIDDVEQRIFARHDDDAWVYPGHGDDTTLGTERPHLPAWRERGW from the coding sequence ATGGCTTACGACGGCAGGACGACACCCGGCAGGCCCGCCCTGGTGCGTGAGCTCGAGGGCGTCACGATCCGCAAGCTCGCGGTCTCCTCGATGGACAACAACGTCTACCTGGTGACCGCCACCGGATCCGGCGCGTCCGTGCTCGTGGACGCGGCGAACGACTGGCCGGCGATCGAGGCGATGATCCGGGAGAGCGGCGCCCGGGTGGAGGCGATCGTCACCACCCACCGGCACGGCGACCACACCGGCGCGCTCGCCGATGCGGCGCGCGCCCTCGGTGCCCGCACGTACGCCGGGGCACCGGACGCCGACCACCTGCCGATCGCGGCCGACGTACGCCTCGAGGACGGCGACACGGTGCAGGTCGACGGGCTCTCCCTCGACGTCGCCCTCGTGCGCGGGCACACCCCCGGCTCGGTCGTGCTGACCTACGCCGACCCGCACGGTCATGACCACGTCTTCAGCGGCGACACCCTCTTTCCCGGGGGTGTCGGTGCGACGAAGAACCACGACGACCAGTCCTTCCCGCAGCTCATCGACGACGTCGAGCAGCGCATCTTCGCTCGGCACGACGACGACGCGTGGGTCTACCCCGGTCACGGCGACGACACCACCCTCGGCACCGAGCGCCCCCACCTGCCCGCGTGGCGGGAGCGCGGATGGTGA